Proteins found in one Solitalea lacus genomic segment:
- a CDS encoding transposase, giving the protein MKTIHKTYRFALLPTKEQEVLLNKHFGCVRFVFNHFFNERIEQYKERKKSDNYHKQAGSLTLLKKQEETEWLKAVNSQTLQTALRSLDTAFVNFFRGNAKFPRFKSKRKKNSFTVPQFVEVEHGKLVFPKFKEGIQIIEHRELRGQVKHCTVSKTPTGNYFASILCEVQHTQIQPTKKQVGIDLGIKDVAVTSDGTRFKNNYHLKRYERQLAKAQKHLSRKVKGSNSRNRQRLKVAAIHEKIANARLDLLHKVSTQITNEYDIICLEDLNVKGMMTNHKLAKHIADASWGTFVKLLAYKASWNDKRIVKINRFYPSSKTCNECGYIHQDLTLSERIWTCPNGHTLDRDINASKNILEEGLRIIGAELSDNTGRALNKTSEKKHKALKSEAHLSLANG; this is encoded by the coding sequence ATGAAAACAATACATAAGACCTATCGTTTTGCGTTGTTACCGACAAAGGAACAGGAAGTTCTTTTGAATAAGCATTTTGGGTGTGTCCGCTTTGTATTCAATCATTTTTTTAATGAACGAATTGAACAATATAAGGAACGTAAAAAATCCGACAATTACCATAAACAAGCAGGCTCATTGACATTGCTAAAGAAGCAAGAAGAAACGGAGTGGTTAAAAGCGGTCAATAGCCAAACCTTGCAAACTGCATTACGAAGTTTAGATACCGCCTTTGTAAACTTTTTCAGGGGCAATGCTAAATTTCCACGCTTTAAAAGCAAACGCAAAAAGAATAGTTTCACTGTTCCGCAATTTGTTGAGGTTGAACATGGCAAATTGGTTTTCCCTAAATTCAAAGAGGGTATCCAAATAATTGAACACAGGGAATTAAGAGGCCAAGTGAAACATTGCACAGTTTCAAAAACACCGACAGGTAACTATTTTGCTTCTATTCTTTGTGAAGTGCAGCATACGCAAATTCAACCAACGAAAAAACAAGTTGGTATTGACTTAGGAATTAAAGATGTTGCGGTTACTTCCGATGGTACAAGGTTTAAAAATAACTATCATTTAAAAAGATATGAAAGGCAATTAGCAAAAGCACAAAAACATCTTTCAAGAAAGGTAAAAGGTTCAAACAGTCGAAACAGGCAAAGACTAAAAGTAGCTGCAATACATGAAAAGATTGCAAATGCAAGACTTGACTTGTTGCATAAAGTATCTACACAGATAACCAATGAGTACGATATTATATGTTTGGAAGATTTGAACGTAAAGGGAATGATGACAAACCATAAACTTGCAAAGCATATAGCTGATGCAAGTTGGGGAACATTCGTCAAGCTTTTAGCATATAAAGCAAGCTGGAATGATAAGCGAATCGTTAAAATCAATCGCTTCTATCCATCGTCAAAGACTTGCAACGAATGTGGATATATCCATCAGGACTTAACTCTTTCTGAAAGAATATGGACTTGTCCAAATGGGCATACTTTAGACAGGGACATAAATGCAAGTAAAAATATCCTTGAAGAAGGATTAAGAATAATCGGGGCGGAACTCTCCGATAACACGGGCAGAGCCTTAAATAAGACTTCTGAAAAGAAGCACAAGGCGTTGAAGTCCGAAGCTCATTTGTCTTTAGCAAATGGGTAG
- a CDS encoding tetratricopeptide repeat protein: protein MLLAAGACKMRDPLGNRIGVVKGTYHNTTAKFNAYFNAKEIFRKDVTNFENSYSFSYSNILPLLKLPDESAAASMATNMDQVIEKCSKVIANHKASKWTDDAYLMVGKSYFYKGDFFNAAQTFQYIYNTFPNRDLKVEALAWVGLSKMQDKLTADAVTAFEMAEANLADAKKSEKFVLSAIAQFNINQKNYEKAANILERTVRSLKNEKPARAYFYYVLGQVLEKNEKYAEATNAFKQVQGLGITYELELAAKINAFKLTNLSEGGNTDDLVRKLNDLLKDDKNADYKDQIYFVLGAIAQRKNQIDSAVTLFSKSATNSDKNLNQKALSYSQIANIYFNKKDYDKARLYYDSTRTFVQRDLPDYDKIIQRSTKLNELIADIRTIDREDSLQRVASMPEAERNKIIDQQVTKIQNRIRESKLQENQFSTYYNTQAINRFDNTEGTGSTWYFYNHNAIAAGYNEFIRRWGNRQLEDNWRISSSQTFANNKLFDNDPAFDLEKMDPAQPEKIKSRLLGTLPLTPAKLDSSNLLKQQAALKLAAIYDNDLEEYNNAIKYYELAVNNPMELRNTDEVLYNLHRLYGLNGNNIKADAIKNRLINEYPASSYTAALRNPGATLAHTATQKQAEELYETAYTDFQNHEYEKVIEAHKKFQGAEANSSLKSQFALLATMAVGHTQKPQQFEAELRKVEAAFPNENAGKQAGMFIASIEKNRTEFETRTLALEGTSYATTTNAAIISKRFEEEKRNEEEQRKREEELAEAKSYFKKATPEAKYVLVVSVNNANANLNRIRLGIGQFNRSLFADKNYLHSSKTINNETQLISVSQFNDLETAKGYFRKFMDYRSDVVGLPDDKYNVFIITTDNFARLINQQTVEDYRNYFRINF, encoded by the coding sequence ATGTTATTAGCAGCCGGAGCCTGTAAAATGAGAGATCCTTTGGGCAACCGTATAGGGGTTGTGAAAGGCACCTATCATAATACAACAGCTAAGTTTAATGCCTATTTTAATGCCAAAGAAATTTTCAGGAAAGATGTAACCAATTTTGAGAACAGTTATTCGTTTTCGTATTCTAACATTTTGCCTTTATTAAAGCTTCCTGATGAAAGTGCAGCAGCTTCAATGGCAACCAATATGGATCAAGTGATCGAAAAATGCTCAAAGGTAATTGCCAATCACAAAGCTAGTAAGTGGACTGATGACGCATACCTAATGGTTGGAAAGTCTTATTTCTACAAAGGCGATTTTTTTAATGCAGCACAAACCTTTCAATATATCTACAACACCTTCCCAAACAGGGATTTAAAGGTTGAAGCACTGGCGTGGGTTGGTTTATCAAAAATGCAAGACAAGCTTACTGCAGATGCTGTTACCGCTTTTGAAATGGCAGAGGCAAATCTTGCTGATGCTAAAAAATCTGAAAAATTTGTTCTTTCGGCAATTGCACAATTTAATATCAACCAAAAAAACTATGAGAAGGCAGCAAACATACTTGAGCGGACTGTCAGATCATTAAAAAATGAAAAGCCAGCTAGGGCCTATTTTTATTATGTACTTGGTCAAGTTCTTGAAAAAAATGAAAAATACGCTGAGGCTACCAATGCCTTTAAACAGGTACAAGGATTGGGTATTACTTATGAGCTTGAACTTGCCGCTAAGATTAATGCTTTCAAATTAACCAACCTCTCTGAAGGCGGCAACACTGATGATTTAGTTAGAAAGCTGAACGATTTACTTAAGGATGACAAGAATGCTGATTACAAAGATCAAATCTACTTCGTTTTAGGAGCAATTGCGCAACGTAAAAATCAGATAGATTCTGCGGTTACCTTGTTCAGTAAATCAGCAACCAATAGCGATAAAAATTTGAATCAAAAAGCACTGTCCTATTCACAAATAGCCAATATCTATTTTAATAAAAAAGATTATGATAAAGCTCGTTTGTACTACGACAGTACCCGAACCTTTGTTCAGCGTGACTTACCTGATTATGACAAAATCATCCAGCGCAGTACCAAATTGAATGAACTGATTGCAGATATAAGAACTATAGATCGTGAGGACAGCTTACAGCGAGTGGCGTCTATGCCTGAAGCCGAGCGTAATAAAATAATTGATCAGCAGGTTACTAAAATTCAAAATCGAATTCGTGAAAGCAAGTTACAAGAAAATCAATTCTCAACTTATTATAATACACAAGCCATTAATCGCTTTGATAACACTGAAGGAACAGGTTCTACTTGGTATTTTTATAACCACAACGCCATTGCTGCCGGTTACAATGAATTTATAAGAAGATGGGGTAACAGGCAATTGGAAGATAATTGGCGCATTAGCAGTTCCCAGACCTTTGCCAACAATAAGCTGTTCGATAACGACCCTGCTTTCGATTTAGAGAAAATGGATCCGGCTCAACCTGAAAAAATCAAATCCAGGCTGCTTGGAACCCTGCCACTTACCCCTGCCAAACTAGACTCTTCAAACTTATTGAAACAACAGGCGGCCTTAAAACTTGCAGCCATTTACGATAACGACCTAGAGGAGTATAACAATGCCATCAAATATTACGAATTGGCAGTTAATAATCCTATGGAGTTAAGAAACACTGATGAAGTGCTTTATAACTTGCATCGCTTGTATGGTTTAAATGGAAATAATATAAAAGCTGACGCGATTAAAAATCGCTTGATAAATGAATATCCGGCCTCATCATATACCGCAGCCTTGCGAAATCCGGGAGCAACTTTAGCCCATACCGCCACCCAGAAGCAAGCTGAGGAACTTTATGAAACAGCTTATACCGATTTTCAAAACCATGAATACGAAAAGGTTATTGAGGCGCATAAGAAATTTCAAGGAGCAGAGGCCAACAGTTCATTAAAATCCCAATTTGCCTTGTTAGCTACTATGGCTGTTGGTCACACACAAAAACCTCAACAATTTGAAGCTGAATTACGAAAGGTTGAAGCAGCATTCCCCAATGAAAATGCAGGAAAGCAAGCAGGTATGTTCATTGCTTCAATTGAGAAAAACCGTACTGAATTTGAGACCAGAACACTCGCCTTAGAAGGCACTTCTTATGCAACTACAACAAATGCAGCAATTATTTCAAAACGTTTTGAAGAAGAGAAGCGCAATGAAGAGGAACAACGCAAGCGTGAAGAAGAATTGGCCGAGGCAAAAAGTTATTTCAAGAAAGCTACTCCTGAGGCTAAATATGTATTGGTTGTATCAGTGAACAATGCCAATGCCAACCTAAACCGTATCCGTTTAGGAATTGGGCAGTTTAACCGTTCACTTTTTGCCGATAAAAACTATTTGCACAGTAGTAAAACCATAAATAATGAAACACAGTTAATTTCGGTGAGTCAATTTAATGATCTTGAAACAGCGAAAGGTTATTTTCGAAAATTTATGGACTATAGATCAGATGTAGTAGGTCTACCAGATGACAAATACAACGTTTTCATCATAACAACTGATAACTTTGCAAGACTGATTAATCAACAAACTGTAGAAGATTACAGAAACTACTTTAGAATTAACTTTTAA